The DNA window GCAGAGTCAAAGACGTAGCGGCAATGGGGCTTCGGATCGGAACGAATAACGTTCGCTGCCCCGAATTGCCTCACAATTTAGGCAGAGTGACGCCCTTTTGGCCCATATATTTGCCGGCCCTGTCAGCATACGTGACTTCGGGGCGTTCGTTGCCTTTCAGGAACAGGAACTGACAGGCACCCTCATTGGCATAGATTTTTGCCGGGAGCGGTGTCGTATTGGAAAATTCCAGCGTCACATGGCCTTCCCAGCCCGGTTCCAGTGGTGTCACATTCACAATGATCCCGCAACGCGCATAGGTGCTCTTGCCGAGGCAGATTACCAGCACGTCTTCCGGAATACGGAAATATTCGACCGTCCGCGCTAGCGCGAAGGAGTTCGGCGGGATGATGCAGACATCCGTTTCGCGGTTGACAAAATTCTTCGGGTTGAAGTCCTTGGGATCGACAATAGTCGAATCGACATTGGTGAAAATCTTGAACTCGGGTGCGACCCGTGCATCATAGCCGAATGAACTGAGCCCGTAAGAAATGCAGCCGTCGCGGCGCTGTGCTTCGACAAAGGGCTCGATCATGCCCTTTTCCTGTGCCGCTGTTCTAATCCATTTATCGCTGAGAATCGCCATTTGAGTGTGATTCCCCAGAGTTACTGCCGGCACAAGCGTTCAGCGGTTCTTTTCCCCGTTGTTGCGCGAATACTACCTTATCCGGCTTGCGCCCAGATGAGGATTTTTCGCTGCAATATAATTCATCCATTTCTTGGGGCGGCGCAACATCTGCTGCGGGAAATCAACCGTGATACCGGCAATTTCCGCCATCGCGCCAACGAAATGGATGCAATTGCGCTTCTCCAGGTCGTAATATTTTCCCGGCGCATCACGCCAGGCGCGCATTGTGTCGCGCACCTTCGCCACTTGCTCATCAGTCAACGTCACGCTGAAATGGCGGTTGGTCTTTTTGATGTAGCTTGCTTCTTCCACCATGATGCCATGCTCCACCGGGCCTGACAGGATTGCAGTCGAGACCTTCTTCGCGGTGAAGCCATAATTCTCACTCACCTTCTCGCCCGTCCCGTCCAGTGTCCCTTCCAGGATCACAAAAGCGTGCGGATAGCGGCCAAAGAAAACCGAGCCATTGAAGCTATGGAAGCTTATTGTGACTTCGGCAGCAGCGGGCAATGACCAGAAAGATGCAATCAGGGCGGCAAAAATGACAAGCAGTTTACGCATGATGGCCTGTTAGCCGACAGAAGGGTGAACCTGCAATGAAATGTCTAACTCACGATTAGGGCTAGCTAGCGAGCAGACTCGCATTGCCGCCGGCCGCCGTGGTGTCGATGCACACCACCCGTTCGGTTGCAAAGCGTGTGACATAATGTGGGCCGCCCGCTTTGGGGCCAGTGCCGGATAGGCCTTCTCCGCCAAACGGCTGACTTTCCACCACCGCGCCGATCTGGTTGCGATTAACGTAGAAATTGCCCACTCTTGCGCGCGCCTCGACCAAGCGCCGCGTTGCTTCGATGCGGCTGTGGAGCCCGAGTGTCAGGCCAAATCCGGTGCTGTTGATATCGTCGATAACCTGTTCAATCTCTTCAGATCTGAATCGAGCGACATGGAGGACTGGCCCAAAATTCTCTCGCTTTAAATCAAGGATTGAATCGAGCTCGATAATCGTTGGCGCAACATAACACCCTGCGCCCGTTCCCTTGGGCATCTTGCGCCGCCAAACAGTGCGGCCCGCTTTCTTGCGGCGGGCAACATGGCGCTCCAGAGCAGCCTTTGCGTCAGGATCAATAACCGGCCCCACATCGGTTGCAAGCTTGACCGGATCGCCGATGTCCAGCGCTTCAAATGCACCGCGTATCATAGCTAGGGTTTCGTCGAAAATATCGTCTTGCAGATACAGCATCCGCAATGCCGAACAACGCTGACCTGCGCTTTGAAATGCGCTGGCTACCACATCGCGGGTGACCTGCTCGGGCAGGGCAGAGCTATCGACAATCATTGCGTTTTGCCCGCCAGTCTCTGCCACAAAGGTTGCAATCGGAGCATCCCGCGCCGCGAGCGTCCGGTTGATGGCGCGGGCGGTATCGGTCGAACCTGTGAAGGCGACGCCAGCCAGTCGGGGATCGGATGTGATAAGCTGCCCGACATCGCCTGCGCCTGGCAGCAATTGGAGCACTTCTTCAGGGATGCCAGCCTGGTGGCATAGGCGAATGGCCAGCGATGCGATCAGCGGGGTTTGTTCCGCCGGCTTTGCCACCACACTGTTGCCTGCAGCAAGCGCTGCGGCTGCCGGGCCGATGAAGATAGCCAATGGAAAATTCCAAGGGCTGATCGTTGCGAACACGCCTCGGCCAGCTAGGCTCAGGCGGTTCTCTTCTCCGGTGGGGCCGGGAAGCATGAAGGGCTCGCTGAATAAGCCTCGCGCCTCGCCGGCATAATAGCGCAGGAAGTCGACCGCTTCTCGCAACTCCAAAACTGCATCAGGTAAAGTCTTGCCCGCTTCACGTTGGCAAAGAGACAGAAACTCGTCCGAATGCTCTTCAAACAGGTCGGCAGCGGCTTCGAGTAGCAGCGCACGATTCTCACCGCCCAAGGCGTTCCAACCCGGTTGAATTTTTGCCGCAATGCCGATTGCCCGTTCGATTTCTTCGGGAAGGCTGTCGCGGCGGGTCCCGACTTCGCTGGTCAGATCGTGTGGTTTATTGATCGGAGCGATTTCCGCGCCATCTTCATGGGGATCGTCAGAGCAGAAAGTAGGTTCTGCATGCCAATGGACTGATTCAAGTTTAGCAAGCCGCGCCATCAAAGGTTCGCGGATCAGCGGATCGGCCAGATCGATCCCGGCGCTGTTGATCCGGTCAGGAAAAATGTCGGTTGGCAATGGAATTGATGGATTACGGATCGGCTCGAGCGCCTTCAAATCCGCAACTGGATCGGTAGCAAGTTCCGTAGCTGGCACCTCGGCATCCGCCATCCGGTTGACGAAGGAGGAATTCGCGCCGTTTTCCAGCAAGCGCCGAACCAGATAGGCTAGCAAGTCCTTATGCGTGCCAACCGGAGCATAAATACGGACCGACGTAGGCGAACTTCCCTCGCTTTTGGCTAGCTCTTCATAAATATCCTCGCCCATGCCGTGCAGACGTTGAAATTCAAACGGCTTGTCACCCGCCAAGGCTTTGACCGCGCCAATTGTGTAAGCATTATGAGTAGCGAATGCGGGATAAATAGCATCGCTGGCTTCCAGCAATTTGGCTGCGCAAGCGAGGTAAGAAATGTCTGTCGAGACTTTTCGCGTAAACACTGGATAATCGCTGAAGCCGCCAACTTGGCTCAGCTTAATCTCGGTGTCCCAATAGGCACCCTTTACCAGCCGGACCATGAAGCGGCGGTCATACCGGCGGGCCAGTTTTACCACCCATTCGCACAGCGGCTCGGCACGTTTTGCATAGGCCTGGATCGCTAGGCCGAAACCCTGCCAGCCTTCCGCAGTGCCATTAGCAAACACAGCGTCATCCGCCGCTAGCGCTTCGAGAATGTCCATCGACAGTTCCAGCCGTTCGGCCTCTTCCGCGTCGATAGTGAAATGGATGTCGGCATCACGGGCTTTGATTGCGAGATCGCGCAATATCGGCACGAGTGCGCTCTTCGCGGCATCGGCGTGGAGATAATCATATTTCGGATACAGCGCCGACAGTTTCACCGAGATTCCTGGCGATTTAGCGAAACCACCTTTTGCCTCTTTGACCAGACTGTCGATGGCGTGTTCGTAGGCAATGCGGTACCGTTCCGCATCGGCAAAGGTCATCGCCGCTTCGCCAAGCATGTCGAAACTGTGTGACAGCCCTTGCTTGCGTTCAGGCGCGGCGCGTTTGAGCGCTTCCCTGATCGTCCGTCCAAATACGAATTGTCCGCCAAGAATTCGCATCGCTTGCAATGTTGCTTTGCGGATCACCGGCTCACCCAGCTTGCCAACCGCGCGTTTCAACGTCGCACCCATGCCGCGCTGATGTTCCTCGGGTCGTTCCAGCACTTCGCCGGTTAGCATTAAGGAAAACGTCGCTGCATTAACGAAGGTGGATGAGCTTTCGCCCATATGCTCGCCCCAATCGATATCGCCTATTTTGTCGCGGATCAGCATGTCCGCGGTCGCAAAATCGGGAACGCGCAGCAGCGCTTCTGCCAGACACATCAGGGCGATACCCTCATCCGTATCAAGCCCGAATTGGTGCAGGAACGCATCGATGCCGCTGGCTTTGCGGCGGCGCGCGCCCTCGATCAAGCCGACTGCCATCTTTGCTGCCTGGTTATGCAGCGCAGTTACCGGCGCGGCTTGACGGACCCTCTCGGTGACACACGCAGCTTCCTCTTGCCGGTAAGCAAGTCGGAGTTTCGAACGGTCAAGCGGCTCGGGTCTAGTCATGGCGGTAGTCTCACAAAGGGAGCGGATTCTTGGCCGCGATTTGAACCCAGTTTCATTTGCAATCAAGAGGCTGTGTGGCACAGGAGTGGACACATGGCTGGATAAGGAAAAATATGATGGCAGGCCGGTATTTTGATGAGTGGAATTTAGCGGACCGGATTGAGCATGAAATCCGGCGGACGGTGACCGAAACGGACAATTTGCTGTTCACTACTATGACGCATAATCCGCAGCCGCTTCATCTTGACGCAGAGGCCGCCAAACAGTCTGAATTTGGCCAGATTTTGGTCAATGGGACTTTCACTTTCTCGCTGATGGTCGGGCTTTCGGTAGGCGATACAACGCTCGGTACGCTGGTCGCCAATCTGGGTTATGGCGATCTGGTTATGCCCAAGCCGGTATTCATCGGCGATACACTGCGTGCCAGCAGCGAAGTGACTGGGCTAAAAGAATCGCGTTCACGCCCAACTGCCGGGATCGTCACGTTCACCCATGAAATGCGTAATCAACGCGATGAAGTCGTGTGCCGTTGCACGCGTTCTGCATTGCTCAAGAAATCCTCCGCCTAGCTTGACCGTGCTGCCATTTCTGCCAACGTAATCATGAAAAGACCGCGCAGAAGCGCGGCGGGGAGAGTTATGCTAATGATTAAAAAGATTCTCGGTGTGATAGCCCTGCTCGCTGTTGTTGCAGTCGGGATATGGTGGCTTCTCCTGCGTGAGGATCCGGTCGCGAATGCACAAAAAGCGGCCAGTGCAGAAGCCGCAGTTGTTCTGACCCGATATCCGCAAGAAGTCCTGTGGGGCGACACCCACCTTCACACCGACAATTCGATCGATGCATTCGGCTTTGGCACGCGGCTGGGGCCAGAAGCAGCGCTTAAATTCGCGCGCGGAGATGAAGTTAAAGCGACAATGGGCATGAAAGCGCAATTGGCGCATCCGCTCGATTTTCTGGTTATCGCCGATCACAGTGACGGACTGGGGGCGACACGGCGTCTTTATGATGCTCCGCGCATGCTGATCCAGGATCCGACTTTGCGTAAGTGGCACGATATGATGCATGAATCGCCCGAGCAGTCGCAATTGGCGATTGCCGAACTGATCACTGCCGCAGCAGCTGGCACATTGCCCGCGGCGTTGCGTGATCCTGAAGCATCGGCGGAAAACACCCGCAACATTTGGAACGCGCATCTCGCCACGCTCGATAAATATTACGAGCCGGGCAAGTTCACTCCGATTGCCGGTTATGAATGGACGTTGATGCCTGATGGCAACAATTTGCACCGGGTCGTCATGTACCGCGATGGGTATGAGCGCACATCCAAGACGCTGCCTTTCCCCGGCATCGATGGCAAGCTTGACGCCCTATTCGACTATATGGATGCCTATGAGGAATCGACTGGCGGCAGGGTGCTAGCCATTCCGCATAATTCAAACCTGTCTAACGGCCTGATGTTCGAAATGACGCAGGCTGACGGTGGGCCAATGACGGCCGAATCCGCGCGCCGCCGTGCCCTGCGGGAACCTGTGATAGAAGCAACCCAGATTAAGGGTGACAGTGAAAGTCACCCGTTCCTATCTCCAAATGATGAATTCGCGGGTTTCGGTGATGTGGGCTGGGAACTCGGCAATTTGCCGCTAAGTGCAGGAAAAGATAATTCGATGTTCGCCGGTGAGTATCTGCGTGAGGCATTGAAGCGCGGCCTTTCAATCGAGCAGCAGACCGGCGCAAATCCCTATAAATTCGGGATGATCGGATCGACCGATAGCCACACCTCGCTCGCCACAGCAGACGAGGAAAATTTCTTCGGCAAGCATACCGGAAACGAGCCCCGCGAGGGCCGCGCCCTTGAATCGCAAAATCTTGGTACGCGGCTGGGCCGGTTTGGCTGGCATTATCTCGCCAGCGGCTATGCCGCCGTGTGGGCAAGAGGGAACACGCGGGCCGAGATTTTCGACGCGATGATGCGGCGAGAAGTTTACGCGACCACTGGCCCGCGAATGACCGTGCGGTTTTTCGGTGGATTTGATTTTGCGGGCATCGATTTCGCCAGCGACTGGGTGGAATCTGCCTATGCGGGTGGCGTGCCGATGGGCGGCGAGTTGACCGATAGTGGCTCCGCGCCGCAATTCATTGTGTCGGCGCTGAAGGACCCGGACGGCGCGCATCTTGACCGGGTGCAGATCGTGAAGGGCTGGGTTGATGCGAGCGGGGCCACGCGCGAAAAAGTGTTCGATGTCGTGTGGTCTGACGAGGATAAGCGGCGCGCAATTGGCGGAAAGATTCCGGGTGTTGGCGATACAGTCGACCGCTTAACAGCAACCTACACCAATGATATTGGCGCGGCTGAACTCCGGACCGTGTGGATAGATCCCGAATATCGCGAAGGTCAGAGCGCATTTTACTATGTTCGCGTACTGCAAATCCCGACTCCGCGCTGGCCTCTATATGATGCCGTAAAATTTGGCTTTGATTTGACGGAGGAGGCGCTGAAGGGATCGGTCGCGCAGGAACGCGCCTACACTTCGCCAATCTGGATTGGTCCGGCAGCAAAGGCGACGACCGGCGCATGACCTTCAAGAATTGGGCGCGCGAGCCGCTCGTCCACTTCCTGATTGCTGGCGCAATCCTGTTCGCGTTCTTTGCGTGGAAGGGAGAGCCCGCCGATCCGACGAGCCGCGAGATTACCGTCACGCGCGAGGATCAGGCGCGGTTAGCATTGGGCTGGGAGCAGACCATGAGCCGCTCGCCCACTGATGCTGAACTGGACAGTCTGATACAGACATGGCTGCGCGAAGAGGTTCTGTATCGGGAGGCCTTGCGGCTGGGGCTGGACCGCGACGATGCTGTGGTGCGCAAGCGATTGGCCAATAAGATGGACTTCCTCGCCACCAGCATTGCGGAGACTGCTAAGCCTTCTGACACGACGCTTGAAACTTGGTTGGCTGACAATCCGCAAAGATTTGCCCCCGATACCGATTACAGTTTCGACCAGCTCTATTTCTCAGAGAAAGATGCTGCAGAAGCCGCGTTGAGCCAGCTGCCTGAAATGACTGAATGGCAAGGCATGGGGGAGGTTATTTCCCTGCCTACTACGTCAAAAATGAGCGGGTCTGGCGAAATTGAGCGGCGGTTTGGCGTGATCTTCCTCGAACGGTTGATGGCGCTGCAACCAGATGGTGAGTGGGTAGGCCCCATCCCTTCGGGTTTTGGGTGGCATGTCGTCCGATTGCGGCAGCGCAATGCTGGCGAAGTGCCGCCGCTCGCCGATATTCGAGAGCGGGCCGAGAATGACTGGCGCGCGCAGACGCTGGAGACCCGGCGAGAAGATGCTTACCAATTGCTGCGCGATGCCTATCAAGTGACCATTGAGGAATGAAAGCTTGGCTTTGGATTTTGGCGCTGTTGCTGTGGCCATCATCCGCGCAGGCAGATGAATTGCGGCCCGGATATATCGATCTAACCCAGCAAAGCTCGCAGGAATGGCAGCTGGTGTGGAAGCAGACCTTCTCCGTACCGCCGACAACCATGCCCTCACCACCGGAAATCCCGATCCTTTGCAAATTTGCCGGCGAACCCGAAATTGGCACATCGGGCGCAGCGGTGATCGGCGCCGCTCAGCTAAGGTGTGAAGGGCCGCTGGGCGGCCAAACTATCGGGATGCCGGGGCTGATCGGGCAATCGGATATGCTGGTGCGAATCAAGCCGTTGGAGGAACCATCACAAGCGTTGCGACTAACCGGACGGGAACCGGTGGCCAAAATCGCCAGACAGCCAAGTACGCTTCAAGTCTTACGGACCTATTTCGTATTGGGTGTCGAGCATATTCTAGTGGGCTGGGACCATCTGCTGTTTGTCATTGCGCTGGTGCTACTGGTGCGAAAGCCGAAGGCGGTAATCCTGGCGGCTACGGCCTTCACCCTTTCACATTCGGTAACATTGGCCGCAGCAGCGCTCGGCTTTGTCGGATTGTCACAGCGTCCTGTTGAAGCGATGATCGCGCTTTCTATCATATTTTTAGCACTCGAAATACTCCGTCCGGCTGGTGAAAGCCCTTCGCTCGCACGCCGCCATCCAGGGGTGGTCGCGTTTCTCTTCGGCCTGCTTCACGGTTTTGGGTTTGCCGGTGCGCTGCATGCCATTGGATTGCCCGATGGCGAGATTATTCCGGCGCTGCTGGCGTTCAATATTGGAGTAGAGGCAGGGCAGTTGTTGGTTATTGGCGGACTGCTGGCGGCGCTCGCCGCTCTTGCCAGATTTGCGAAACCTTGGTCTGAGCAGGTGATCAGATTGGCGGCTTATGCGATCGGCATTACCGGCGCATATTGGATGATTGACCGGACCATTCTTTAATCCGCCAACTCTCTATTCGGGCAAACCAACATTATTACCACCAAGCGCTTGCCATAGTAACACTCGCGCCCGGCTGGCTCGTCCGCGAGACGCAGCGACCCGCTCGCCCGAGGCATCGGCGGCACGGCGGGCATCCAGAACTGTCAGGAAATTGGCTAAACCAGCACGAAATCGAACCTCGGCAAGCTGCGCTGCGCGGTTGGCGCTAGCATATTCGCGGGTTGCCGCTGCCAATTCACGATCGGCGGCGGCAACCAGTCCATAGGCCGCTTCGGTTTCACCCAAAGCCGCAAATACGCGTCCGCGATAGGATTGGAAGGCAATCCGCTTATCCGCCGCGGCACCGTCGATTTGTGCTTCGATACGCCCGAATTCCAGGAGCGGTGCAAGCAGTGAGCCGCCCACAGATCCGACGACTGCGTCATCATTAAACAAGTCCCCGAGGTCAAAGGTCAGCAGGCCCAAGGCGGCAGACAGGGTAAATTGCGGGAAGCGATTGGCGGCGGTGGCAGCGAGGTCAGAATCGCTTGCCGACAGCCTTGCCGAGGCAGCGATAATGTCAGGGCGGTTGTTAAGCAAATTCGACGGCAGGCTGGCTGGCGCGGCGGATAATCTTGTTTCAGGTGCATTGATGTCCAGAATCTCACGGACTCTGGAGGCTGGTTGGGCTGTTAATGTTATCAGCCGGCCTACAATGCGTGGACGTTCGTTAGCCAGCACGGCGAGGCGGCTTCGGCTTGCCTCGGCCGTGGTTTCGGCGCGCACCCGGTCGAAGCCCGGGGCGATACCTGCGCGCTCGCGAATATCAGCCAGCGCGACCAGCGATTCTGCCGCGACAAGATCTTCATTGAGCGCAGCCTCTCGCTCGCTGAGCGTGCGCCAGTCAATCACCGCTCCTGCTATTTCGGCAGTCAAAGACAAACGGACAGCCGAAACGTCGGCTGCGGCTGCTTCGGCGCGCTGGGCAGTTGAGCGTTCCTGCGCGCGCAACC is part of the Pontixanthobacter gangjinensis genome and encodes:
- a CDS encoding efflux transporter outer membrane subunit, producing MKRAALLLSASISFALVGCVAGPPPEIATPVPEVPQSFTYAPTGSEAAALADLLPSDDRAFLSLSNAAFANSPSLLEAAARVDRAIAGRGAAAASRMPQITGSGSVEATRTNPNQFGTNLPQGISIDTERVAYGANLSAVWDPDLFGRLRAQERSTAQRAEAAAADVSAVRLSLTAEIAGAVIDWRTLSEREAALNEDLVAAESLVALADIRERAGIAPGFDRVRAETTAEASRSRLAVLANERPRIVGRLITLTAQPASRVREILDINAPETRLSAAPASLPSNLLNNRPDIIAASARLSASDSDLAATAANRFPQFTLSAALGLLTFDLGDLFNDDAVVGSVGGSLLAPLLEFGRIEAQIDGAAADKRIAFQSYRGRVFAALGETEAAYGLVAAADRELAAATREYASANRAAQLAEVRFRAGLANFLTVLDARRAADASGERVAASRGRASRARVLLWQALGGNNVGLPE
- a CDS encoding DUF3604 domain-containing protein encodes the protein MIKKILGVIALLAVVAVGIWWLLLREDPVANAQKAASAEAAVVLTRYPQEVLWGDTHLHTDNSIDAFGFGTRLGPEAALKFARGDEVKATMGMKAQLAHPLDFLVIADHSDGLGATRRLYDAPRMLIQDPTLRKWHDMMHESPEQSQLAIAELITAAAAGTLPAALRDPEASAENTRNIWNAHLATLDKYYEPGKFTPIAGYEWTLMPDGNNLHRVVMYRDGYERTSKTLPFPGIDGKLDALFDYMDAYEESTGGRVLAIPHNSNLSNGLMFEMTQADGGPMTAESARRRALREPVIEATQIKGDSESHPFLSPNDEFAGFGDVGWELGNLPLSAGKDNSMFAGEYLREALKRGLSIEQQTGANPYKFGMIGSTDSHTSLATADEENFFGKHTGNEPREGRALESQNLGTRLGRFGWHYLASGYAAVWARGNTRAEIFDAMMRREVYATTGPRMTVRFFGGFDFAGIDFASDWVESAYAGGVPMGGELTDSGSAPQFIVSALKDPDGAHLDRVQIVKGWVDASGATREKVFDVVWSDEDKRRAIGGKIPGVGDTVDRLTATYTNDIGAAELRTVWIDPEYREGQSAFYYVRVLQIPTPRWPLYDAVKFGFDLTEEALKGSVAQERAYTSPIWIGPAAKATTGA
- the putA gene encoding bifunctional proline dehydrogenase/L-glutamate gamma-semialdehyde dehydrogenase PutA, with the protein product MTRPEPLDRSKLRLAYRQEEAACVTERVRQAAPVTALHNQAAKMAVGLIEGARRRKASGIDAFLHQFGLDTDEGIALMCLAEALLRVPDFATADMLIRDKIGDIDWGEHMGESSSTFVNAATFSLMLTGEVLERPEEHQRGMGATLKRAVGKLGEPVIRKATLQAMRILGGQFVFGRTIREALKRAAPERKQGLSHSFDMLGEAAMTFADAERYRIAYEHAIDSLVKEAKGGFAKSPGISVKLSALYPKYDYLHADAAKSALVPILRDLAIKARDADIHFTIDAEEAERLELSMDILEALAADDAVFANGTAEGWQGFGLAIQAYAKRAEPLCEWVVKLARRYDRRFMVRLVKGAYWDTEIKLSQVGGFSDYPVFTRKVSTDISYLACAAKLLEASDAIYPAFATHNAYTIGAVKALAGDKPFEFQRLHGMGEDIYEELAKSEGSSPTSVRIYAPVGTHKDLLAYLVRRLLENGANSSFVNRMADAEVPATELATDPVADLKALEPIRNPSIPLPTDIFPDRINSAGIDLADPLIREPLMARLAKLESVHWHAEPTFCSDDPHEDGAEIAPINKPHDLTSEVGTRRDSLPEEIERAIGIAAKIQPGWNALGGENRALLLEAAADLFEEHSDEFLSLCQREAGKTLPDAVLELREAVDFLRYYAGEARGLFSEPFMLPGPTGEENRLSLAGRGVFATISPWNFPLAIFIGPAAAALAAGNSVVAKPAEQTPLIASLAIRLCHQAGIPEEVLQLLPGAGDVGQLITSDPRLAGVAFTGSTDTARAINRTLAARDAPIATFVAETGGQNAMIVDSSALPEQVTRDVVASAFQSAGQRCSALRMLYLQDDIFDETLAMIRGAFEALDIGDPVKLATDVGPVIDPDAKAALERHVARRKKAGRTVWRRKMPKGTGAGCYVAPTIIELDSILDLKRENFGPVLHVARFRSEEIEQVIDDINSTGFGLTLGLHSRIEATRRLVEARARVGNFYVNRNQIGAVVESQPFGGEGLSGTGPKAGGPHYVTRFATERVVCIDTTAAGGNASLLAS
- a CDS encoding MaoC family dehydratase; the encoded protein is MAGRYFDEWNLADRIEHEIRRTVTETDNLLFTTMTHNPQPLHLDAEAAKQSEFGQILVNGTFTFSLMVGLSVGDTTLGTLVANLGYGDLVMPKPVFIGDTLRASSEVTGLKESRSRPTAGIVTFTHEMRNQRDEVVCRCTRSALLKKSSA
- a CDS encoding HupE/UreJ family protein; translated protein: MKAWLWILALLLWPSSAQADELRPGYIDLTQQSSQEWQLVWKQTFSVPPTTMPSPPEIPILCKFAGEPEIGTSGAAVIGAAQLRCEGPLGGQTIGMPGLIGQSDMLVRIKPLEEPSQALRLTGREPVAKIARQPSTLQVLRTYFVLGVEHILVGWDHLLFVIALVLLVRKPKAVILAATAFTLSHSVTLAAAALGFVGLSQRPVEAMIALSIIFLALEILRPAGESPSLARRHPGVVAFLFGLLHGFGFAGALHAIGLPDGEIIPALLAFNIGVEAGQLLVIGGLLAALAALARFAKPWSEQVIRLAAYAIGITGAYWMIDRTIL
- the dcd gene encoding dCTP deaminase; the encoded protein is MAILSDKWIRTAAQEKGMIEPFVEAQRRDGCISYGLSSFGYDARVAPEFKIFTNVDSTIVDPKDFNPKNFVNRETDVCIIPPNSFALARTVEYFRIPEDVLVICLGKSTYARCGIIVNVTPLEPGWEGHVTLEFSNTTPLPAKIYANEGACQFLFLKGNERPEVTYADRAGKYMGQKGVTLPKL
- a CDS encoding peptidyl-prolyl cis-trans isomerase, whose product is MTFKNWAREPLVHFLIAGAILFAFFAWKGEPADPTSREITVTREDQARLALGWEQTMSRSPTDAELDSLIQTWLREEVLYREALRLGLDRDDAVVRKRLANKMDFLATSIAETAKPSDTTLETWLADNPQRFAPDTDYSFDQLYFSEKDAAEAALSQLPEMTEWQGMGEVISLPTTSKMSGSGEIERRFGVIFLERLMALQPDGEWVGPIPSGFGWHVVRLRQRNAGEVPPLADIRERAENDWRAQTLETRREDAYQLLRDAYQVTIEE